The following proteins are encoded in a genomic region of Reichenbachiella sp.:
- the nirD gene encoding nitrite reductase small subunit NirD, producing the protein MTETIEYKTVTAEEVGAWVEVAAEKDFPTNGGVCAEHNGLQVAVFNFSRRKEWYATQNLCPHKQQMILSRGMLGSEGEEPKVACPFHKQTFSLKDGKNLNGDHCALATYPVKVENGYVYVGFKN; encoded by the coding sequence ATGACTGAAACAATAGAATATAAAACGGTAACTGCCGAAGAAGTAGGTGCTTGGGTAGAAGTAGCCGCTGAAAAAGATTTTCCGACTAATGGAGGAGTTTGTGCAGAACATAATGGATTACAAGTAGCGGTATTCAATTTCTCAAGAAGAAAGGAATGGTACGCTACACAAAACCTCTGCCCGCACAAGCAGCAAATGATTTTGAGCAGAGGCATGCTGGGATCAGAAGGCGAAGAACCCAAAGTGGCTTGTCCTTTTCATAAGCAGACCTTTTCATTGAAAGATGGAAAAAACTTAAATGGAGATCATTGTGCCTTGGCTACGTATCCAGTTAAGGTAGAAAATGGGTATGTTTAC